The following proteins come from a genomic window of Ovis canadensis isolate MfBH-ARS-UI-01 breed Bighorn chromosome 22, ARS-UI_OviCan_v2, whole genome shotgun sequence:
- the LZTS2 gene encoding leucine zipper putative tumor suppressor 2 isoform X1, with protein MAIVQTLPVPLEPAPEAATAPQAPAMGSVSSLISGRPCPGGPAPPRHHGPPGPTFFRQQDGLLRGGYEAQEPLCPAVPPRKAVPGTNFTYINEDFRTESPPSPSSDLEDAREQRACNAHLRGPPPKLIPVSGKLEKNMEKIVIRPTAFKPVLPKPRGVPSLPSFLGPRATGPSGSQGSLTQLFGGPASSSSSSSSSAADKPLILSGWASGCPSGTLSDSGRNSLSSLPTYSTGGAEPATNSPGGHLPSHGPGRGVLPGPARGAPTGPSHSDSGRSSSSKSTGSLGGRMAGGLLGSGPRASPDSSSCGERSPPPPPPPPPPSDEALLHCVLEGKLRDREAELQQLRDSLDESEVTMCQVYEERQRHWPREREALREDGVARAQRAQQLLQLQVFQLQQEKRQLQDDFAQLLQEREQLERRCAAFEREQRELGPRLEETKWEVCQKSGEISLLKQQLKESQAELVQKGSELVALRVALREARAALRVSEGRARGLQEAARTRELELEACSQELQRHRQEAERLREKAGQLDSEAAGLREPPVPPAAADPFLLAESDEAKAQRAAAGVGGSLRAQVERLRAELQRERRRGEEQRDSFEGERLAWQAEKEQVIRYQKQLQHNYIQMYRRNRQLEQELQQLSLELEARELADLGLAEPAPCICLEEITATEI; from the exons ATGGCCATTGTGCAGACACTGCCAGTGCCCCTGGAACCCGCTCCTGAGGCCGCTACCGCCCCACAAGCTCCAGCCATGGGCAGCGTGAGCAGCCTCATCTCAGGCCGGCCCTGCCCCGGGGGGCCGGCTCCTCCTCGCCACCATGGTCCCCCTGGACCCACCTTCTTCCGCCAGCAGGATGGGCTGCTGCGGGGTGGCTACGAGGCACAGGAGCCACTGTGCCCAGCTGTGCCCCCCAGGAAGGCTGTCCCTGGTACCAACTTTACCTACATCAACGAGGACTTCCGGACAGAGTCACCCCCCAGCCCAAGCAGTGACCTTGAAGATGCCCGAGAGCAGCGGGCATGCAATGCTCACCTCCGTGGTCCCCCACCAAAGCTCATCCCTGTCTCTGGAAAGCTAGAGAAG AACATGGAGAAAATTGTGATCCGCCCAACAGCCTTCAAGCCAGTGCTGCCCAAACCTCGAGGGGTACCATCCCTACCTAGCTTCCTGGGTCCTCGGGCCACCGGACCGTCGGGGAGCCAAGGCAGCCTAACGCAGCTGTTCGGGGGcccggcctcctcctcctcttcctcctcctcctcggctgCTGACAAACCCCTGATACTGAGTGGCTGGGCCAGCGGCTGCCCATCGGGGACTCTGTCTGACTCTGGCCGAAACTCATTGTCCAGCTTGCCCACTTACAGCACCGGGGGTGCCGAGCCGGCTACCAACTCCCCAGGCGGGCACCTGCCCTCCCACGGTCCTGGGCGGGGCGTCCTGCCGGGGCCAGCCCGAGGAGCCCCCACCGGGCCCTCCCACTCAGACAGCGGCCGATCTTCCTCCAGCAAGAGCACAGGCTCCCTGGGGGGTCGCATGGCTGGGGGGCTCTTGGGCAGCGGTCCCCGGGCCTCCCCTGACAGCAGCTCTTGTGGGGAACGCTCCccaccaccgcccccaccccctccacccccttcGGACGAGGCCCTGCTGCACTGTGTCCTGGAAGGAAAGCTCCGAGACCGGGAGGCAGAGCTGCAGCAGCTGCGGGACAGTCTGGACGAGAGTGAGGTGACCATGTGCCAG GTGTACGAGGAGCGGCAACGGCACTGGCCCCGTGAGCGAGAGGCTCTGCGAGAGGATGGTGTGGCCCGGGCCCAGCGGGCCCAACAGCTGCTGCAGCTTCAGGTGTTCCAGCTGCAGCAGGAGAAGCGGCAGCTGCAGGACGACTTTGCGCAGCTGCTGCAGGAACGTGAGCAGCTGGAGCGGCGCTGCGCCGCCTTCGAGCGGGAGCAACGGGAGCTCGGGCCACGGCTAGAGGAGACCAAGTGGGAG GTGTGCCAGAAGTCAGGTGAGATCTCCCTGCTGAAGCAGCAACTGAAGGAATCTCAGGCAGAGCTAGTACAGAAGGGCAGCGAGCTGGTGGCCCTGCGCGTGGCACTGCGGGAGGCCCGGGCAGCGCTTCGGGTCAGTGAGGGCCGGGCACGGGGCCTCCAGGAGGCGGCCCGAACAcgggagctggagctggaggccTGTTCCCAGGAGCTGCAGCGGCACCGTCAAGAGGCTGAGCGGCTGCGGGAGAAAGCTGGGCAGTTGGACAGTGAGGCCGCCGGACTCCGGGAACCCCCTGTGCCACCTGCCGCTGCTGACCCATTCCTCCTGGCAGAGAGTGATGAGGCCAAGGCACAACGGGCCGCCGCCGGGGTCGGGGGCAGCCTACGGGCCCAGGTGGAGCGGCTCCGGGCGGAGCTACAGCGGGAGCGGCGGCGAGGCGAGGAGCAGCGGGACAGCTTCGAGGGGGAGCGGCTGGCctggcaggcagagaaggagcaGGTGATCCGCTACCAGAAGCAGCTGCAGCACAACTACATCCAGATGTACCGACGTAACCGGCAGCTGGAGCAGGAGCTGCAGCAGCTCAGTCTGGAGCTGGAGGCCCGGGAACTCGCGGACCTGGGCCTGGCGGAGCCAGCGCCCTGCATCTGCCTGGAGGAGATCACTGCCACCGAAATCTAG
- the LZTS2 gene encoding leucine zipper putative tumor suppressor 2 isoform X3, protein MAIVQTLPVPLEPAPEAATAPQAPAMGSVSSLISGRPCPGGPAPPRHHGPPGPTFFRQQDGLLRGGYEAQEPLCPAVPPRKAVPGTNFTYINEDFRTESPPSPSSDLEDAREQRACNAHLRGPPPKLIPVSGKLEKVYEERQRHWPREREALREDGVARAQRAQQLLQLQVFQLQQEKRQLQDDFAQLLQEREQLERRCAAFEREQRELGPRLEETKWEVCQKSGEISLLKQQLKESQAELVQKGSELVALRVALREARAALRVSEGRARGLQEAARTRELELEACSQELQRHRQEAERLREKAGQLDSEAAGLREPPVPPAAADPFLLAESDEAKAQRAAAGVGGSLRAQVERLRAELQRERRRGEEQRDSFEGERLAWQAEKEQVIRYQKQLQHNYIQMYRRNRQLEQELQQLSLELEARELADLGLAEPAPCICLEEITATEI, encoded by the exons ATGGCCATTGTGCAGACACTGCCAGTGCCCCTGGAACCCGCTCCTGAGGCCGCTACCGCCCCACAAGCTCCAGCCATGGGCAGCGTGAGCAGCCTCATCTCAGGCCGGCCCTGCCCCGGGGGGCCGGCTCCTCCTCGCCACCATGGTCCCCCTGGACCCACCTTCTTCCGCCAGCAGGATGGGCTGCTGCGGGGTGGCTACGAGGCACAGGAGCCACTGTGCCCAGCTGTGCCCCCCAGGAAGGCTGTCCCTGGTACCAACTTTACCTACATCAACGAGGACTTCCGGACAGAGTCACCCCCCAGCCCAAGCAGTGACCTTGAAGATGCCCGAGAGCAGCGGGCATGCAATGCTCACCTCCGTGGTCCCCCACCAAAGCTCATCCCTGTCTCTGGAAAGCTAGAGAAG GTGTACGAGGAGCGGCAACGGCACTGGCCCCGTGAGCGAGAGGCTCTGCGAGAGGATGGTGTGGCCCGGGCCCAGCGGGCCCAACAGCTGCTGCAGCTTCAGGTGTTCCAGCTGCAGCAGGAGAAGCGGCAGCTGCAGGACGACTTTGCGCAGCTGCTGCAGGAACGTGAGCAGCTGGAGCGGCGCTGCGCCGCCTTCGAGCGGGAGCAACGGGAGCTCGGGCCACGGCTAGAGGAGACCAAGTGGGAG GTGTGCCAGAAGTCAGGTGAGATCTCCCTGCTGAAGCAGCAACTGAAGGAATCTCAGGCAGAGCTAGTACAGAAGGGCAGCGAGCTGGTGGCCCTGCGCGTGGCACTGCGGGAGGCCCGGGCAGCGCTTCGGGTCAGTGAGGGCCGGGCACGGGGCCTCCAGGAGGCGGCCCGAACAcgggagctggagctggaggccTGTTCCCAGGAGCTGCAGCGGCACCGTCAAGAGGCTGAGCGGCTGCGGGAGAAAGCTGGGCAGTTGGACAGTGAGGCCGCCGGACTCCGGGAACCCCCTGTGCCACCTGCCGCTGCTGACCCATTCCTCCTGGCAGAGAGTGATGAGGCCAAGGCACAACGGGCCGCCGCCGGGGTCGGGGGCAGCCTACGGGCCCAGGTGGAGCGGCTCCGGGCGGAGCTACAGCGGGAGCGGCGGCGAGGCGAGGAGCAGCGGGACAGCTTCGAGGGGGAGCGGCTGGCctggcaggcagagaaggagcaGGTGATCCGCTACCAGAAGCAGCTGCAGCACAACTACATCCAGATGTACCGACGTAACCGGCAGCTGGAGCAGGAGCTGCAGCAGCTCAGTCTGGAGCTGGAGGCCCGGGAACTCGCGGACCTGGGCCTGGCGGAGCCAGCGCCCTGCATCTGCCTGGAGGAGATCACTGCCACCGAAATCTAG
- the LZTS2 gene encoding leucine zipper putative tumor suppressor 2 isoform X2: MAIVQTLPVPLEPAPEAATAPQAPAMGSVSSLISGRPCPGGPAPPRHHGPPGPTFFRQQDGLLRGGYEAQEPLCPAVPPRKAVPGTNFTYINEDFRTESPPSPSSDLEDAREQRACNAHLRGPPPKLIPVSGKLEKNMEKIVIRPTAFKPVLPKPRGVPSLPSFLGPRATGPSGSQGSLTQLFGGPASSSSSSSSSAADKPLILSGWASGCPSGTLSDSGRNSLSSLPTYSTGGAEPATNSPGGHLPSHGPGRGVLPGPARGAPTGPSHSDSGRSSSSKSTGSLGGRMAGGLLGSGPRASPDSSSCGERSPPPPPPPPPPSDEALLHCVLEGKLRDREAELQQLRDSLDESEVYEERQRHWPREREALREDGVARAQRAQQLLQLQVFQLQQEKRQLQDDFAQLLQEREQLERRCAAFEREQRELGPRLEETKWEVCQKSGEISLLKQQLKESQAELVQKGSELVALRVALREARAALRVSEGRARGLQEAARTRELELEACSQELQRHRQEAERLREKAGQLDSEAAGLREPPVPPAAADPFLLAESDEAKAQRAAAGVGGSLRAQVERLRAELQRERRRGEEQRDSFEGERLAWQAEKEQVIRYQKQLQHNYIQMYRRNRQLEQELQQLSLELEARELADLGLAEPAPCICLEEITATEI; encoded by the exons ATGGCCATTGTGCAGACACTGCCAGTGCCCCTGGAACCCGCTCCTGAGGCCGCTACCGCCCCACAAGCTCCAGCCATGGGCAGCGTGAGCAGCCTCATCTCAGGCCGGCCCTGCCCCGGGGGGCCGGCTCCTCCTCGCCACCATGGTCCCCCTGGACCCACCTTCTTCCGCCAGCAGGATGGGCTGCTGCGGGGTGGCTACGAGGCACAGGAGCCACTGTGCCCAGCTGTGCCCCCCAGGAAGGCTGTCCCTGGTACCAACTTTACCTACATCAACGAGGACTTCCGGACAGAGTCACCCCCCAGCCCAAGCAGTGACCTTGAAGATGCCCGAGAGCAGCGGGCATGCAATGCTCACCTCCGTGGTCCCCCACCAAAGCTCATCCCTGTCTCTGGAAAGCTAGAGAAG AACATGGAGAAAATTGTGATCCGCCCAACAGCCTTCAAGCCAGTGCTGCCCAAACCTCGAGGGGTACCATCCCTACCTAGCTTCCTGGGTCCTCGGGCCACCGGACCGTCGGGGAGCCAAGGCAGCCTAACGCAGCTGTTCGGGGGcccggcctcctcctcctcttcctcctcctcctcggctgCTGACAAACCCCTGATACTGAGTGGCTGGGCCAGCGGCTGCCCATCGGGGACTCTGTCTGACTCTGGCCGAAACTCATTGTCCAGCTTGCCCACTTACAGCACCGGGGGTGCCGAGCCGGCTACCAACTCCCCAGGCGGGCACCTGCCCTCCCACGGTCCTGGGCGGGGCGTCCTGCCGGGGCCAGCCCGAGGAGCCCCCACCGGGCCCTCCCACTCAGACAGCGGCCGATCTTCCTCCAGCAAGAGCACAGGCTCCCTGGGGGGTCGCATGGCTGGGGGGCTCTTGGGCAGCGGTCCCCGGGCCTCCCCTGACAGCAGCTCTTGTGGGGAACGCTCCccaccaccgcccccaccccctccacccccttcGGACGAGGCCCTGCTGCACTGTGTCCTGGAAGGAAAGCTCCGAGACCGGGAGGCAGAGCTGCAGCAGCTGCGGGACAGTCTGGACGAGAGTGAG GTGTACGAGGAGCGGCAACGGCACTGGCCCCGTGAGCGAGAGGCTCTGCGAGAGGATGGTGTGGCCCGGGCCCAGCGGGCCCAACAGCTGCTGCAGCTTCAGGTGTTCCAGCTGCAGCAGGAGAAGCGGCAGCTGCAGGACGACTTTGCGCAGCTGCTGCAGGAACGTGAGCAGCTGGAGCGGCGCTGCGCCGCCTTCGAGCGGGAGCAACGGGAGCTCGGGCCACGGCTAGAGGAGACCAAGTGGGAG GTGTGCCAGAAGTCAGGTGAGATCTCCCTGCTGAAGCAGCAACTGAAGGAATCTCAGGCAGAGCTAGTACAGAAGGGCAGCGAGCTGGTGGCCCTGCGCGTGGCACTGCGGGAGGCCCGGGCAGCGCTTCGGGTCAGTGAGGGCCGGGCACGGGGCCTCCAGGAGGCGGCCCGAACAcgggagctggagctggaggccTGTTCCCAGGAGCTGCAGCGGCACCGTCAAGAGGCTGAGCGGCTGCGGGAGAAAGCTGGGCAGTTGGACAGTGAGGCCGCCGGACTCCGGGAACCCCCTGTGCCACCTGCCGCTGCTGACCCATTCCTCCTGGCAGAGAGTGATGAGGCCAAGGCACAACGGGCCGCCGCCGGGGTCGGGGGCAGCCTACGGGCCCAGGTGGAGCGGCTCCGGGCGGAGCTACAGCGGGAGCGGCGGCGAGGCGAGGAGCAGCGGGACAGCTTCGAGGGGGAGCGGCTGGCctggcaggcagagaaggagcaGGTGATCCGCTACCAGAAGCAGCTGCAGCACAACTACATCCAGATGTACCGACGTAACCGGCAGCTGGAGCAGGAGCTGCAGCAGCTCAGTCTGGAGCTGGAGGCCCGGGAACTCGCGGACCTGGGCCTGGCGGAGCCAGCGCCCTGCATCTGCCTGGAGGAGATCACTGCCACCGAAATCTAG